The Carassius gibelio isolate Cgi1373 ecotype wild population from Czech Republic chromosome A1, carGib1.2-hapl.c, whole genome shotgun sequence region ACTGCTGGTTCCACCCTCACCGTGCAACTCCATCAGCTTACCAACTGTACCATAAAGTTTCAGAAATACATTAATCTCATACAATTATGCTTCTAAACCTAAAAACTGTCCaatgaaaaatggaaataaaaatggtTTCACTTTACACAAGATTAATTGGGTAAATTTATGAGATGAAGCATCAAATAATGCTCTTAAGTGTCAATGCAAGGGACCCCGGCCATTAAAGTGCTACAACATCTAGCTCAAACTAACATTTGTcagtcatttgcatatttaaaagtCGAAACAAGCCATGCATGTTCATCAAACGTCTCAACTTACGCTCAAACTTGGGCTTTTTCAGCATCTTAACCTTCCTGACGTAGACATCGTGTAGAGGGTAGATGGATTGGCAGGCTTTCTCAATGTCCTTGCCTACACTGTCAGGAATcctacagaacaaaaaaaaaaaaacacattacacacAGCTGCATGACAATTACAGGTCAAAAGATACACTACTGACTCTGTATTCATAAGCATGAGCTCCACTGTACAAATAGTGTCTACTAAAATAAACACCAAGACATCATTTGACCACTTGATCTTACTAGTGAACATTCAGTATTTAAACCACATTAAATCTTAGACCATTCCATTCAAGTATCAAAGCCCACCCTCCTGCACAATCTAATTCAAACACAGCCCCAATAATCATCCTGTAGATCTTAAACATCATACGTACAGTTTGTTGACCACTTCCTTGAGGTCATTGGTCTGGACCTCACGGGTCATGATTTCCATCATCTTCTTGCGGATCTGACGGACCTGCTGGTGCTGAGCGTAAGAGGTCTTTCTGATCTGGTTGGTGCGCTTCTTGGTGAAGCCCACGCAGAACAGACGGAGAAGATAGCCATCGGTGGTCTTCACATCAACGTGAGCCTCAATCATTGTCTATTTAGAAATAACAGCTTGTTAGCATTTTAGAACACAGCCTGCACAAAAAGCAAAGGTATGGAAAACTCTTTCAATCCGCAGATACACAGTACTTATGTAGGATATCGAAATATCTTGTGTTTCCCAATTTCctaagggtttggaatgacatgaaggtgagttaatGACAATTTGGGGAGATCTTAAttctacaaaattaaataaagtaaggGACACAAACCTGATTCATGATTTGAAACAATCACTCAGAACATGCAGaaacaaagaaatattttttttcggcTTAAAATGCATCTTTATTTGAACCTCTAACTTCAGCACACACTATTccaattctattcttaaaaaaaaaaaaaaaactacctttcaaatcttttttttttaattttccatctattttcttatttatttacaactATGCAACATTAAAACGGTGGTCACACCAGACTTTAAGCATGCAAAACTTCTTCAGACACGCAGGTCATGACGACAACATTCTGCTgctattaaaaaacaaatcaaattcaAAATGCAATGCTGCAAACCTGCAGCTTCAAATATAGTCTTAAGCTAAGAGATTACACCATATCAGGCTTCCTTTGGTCACACATCTTCACAAAAAGTCAAGTTTTCAGCATTTGCATGGATATAAATTAAAGTGAACAATGAAAAGTGTAGCATTAACTCCATTTGAGGGCGATACAAGGTTTTTTTTGTATGTGATGGCAATGACCTAAACTAAAGCATCCAGCGAGTAAAGGTGACATGCTATCTCGACTGTACCTGCCACTTCTTGACCATAGAGCACATCTTGTCACGGGTGAGGTCCATGCCATGGAAGTTGGTGAGGCAGTTCTTGCCCTGGACGTCTTCTGTGACCAGCTTGAACTTGCGGAAGGCCACCTCGTCGT contains the following coding sequences:
- the LOC127954006 gene encoding 40S ribosomal protein S3a, translated to MAVGKNKRLTKGGKKGAKKKIVDPFSKKDWYDVKAPAMFNIRNLGKTLVTRTQGTRIASDGLKGRVFEVSLADLQNDEVAFRKFKLVTEDVQGKNCLTNFHGMDLTRDKMCSMVKKWQTMIEAHVDVKTTDGYLLRLFCVGFTKKRTNQIRKTSYAQHQQVRQIRKKMMEIMTREVQTNDLKEVVNKLIPDSVGKDIEKACQSIYPLHDVYVRKVKMLKKPKFELGKLMELHGEGGTSSAAAKPAEGDTGAKVERADGYEPPIQESV